A genomic stretch from Candidatus Omnitrophota bacterium includes:
- a CDS encoding Hsp20/alpha crystallin family protein: protein MMKKLTIAIIVSILGASFAFAQTYNNTSVDDQAQQAQEEKNLEILSKKLVRMKKEMDKFVKDMTATYTSTQDPATATFGGDVKVDVAENDNGFTVTADLPGMDKDKIDVTLENARILKISGMRHVEKKETSPTGVIRQERMEGKFERVLELPAECKSDGISASYKNGVLEITIPKKAPISVETVKVKVQ, encoded by the coding sequence ATGATGAAAAAACTAACTATAGCGATTATCGTATCGATTCTAGGCGCGAGCTTTGCTTTCGCTCAAACCTATAATAACACTTCTGTCGATGATCAGGCACAACAGGCACAGGAAGAGAAGAATCTCGAGATATTGAGCAAGAAACTGGTTCGCATGAAGAAAGAGATGGATAAGTTCGTGAAGGATATGACCGCTACCTATACGAGTACGCAAGACCCGGCGACGGCGACATTCGGCGGTGACGTGAAGGTGGATGTGGCCGAAAACGATAATGGTTTCACGGTAACGGCGGACCTACCCGGCATGGACAAGGACAAGATAGACGTCACTCTGGAGAATGCCAGGATCCTGAAGATATCCGGGATGCGCCATGTGGAGAAGAAGGAGACGTCTCCCACGGGGGTCATAAGGCAGGAGCGTATGGAAGGAAAATTCGAACGCGTGCTAGAGCTTCCGGCTGAATGCAAAAGCGATGGCATAAGCGCTTCATATAAAAACGGCGTCCTCGAGATAACGATACCTAAGAAAGCGCCTATAAGTGTCGAAACTGTAAAGGTTAAGGTCCAGTAA
- the cobS gene encoding adenosylcobinamide-GDP ribazoletransferase, whose product MRSFLAALQFLTIVPIRTRQASESDLPLSMVYFPLVGLLIGLILIMAIGIAMFFGLNDIAINSIIVVLLVLITGGLHLDGLADTFDAIASGKPKDEMLKIMRDPHIGTMGVLALLSALLLKLSFLFCMSGNGKIISIILMCVLSRWSMVMVMSIFPYARDRGKAKTFIEGINPRIVAIATLITIITVVMVAKFQGIVLFVLIGSASYLFAGSVARKIGGITGDTLGAVCELMEVVTLFLICVINGGAL is encoded by the coding sequence ATGCGAAGCTTCTTAGCGGCCTTACAATTTCTTACGATCGTCCCTATAAGGACAAGGCAAGCCAGTGAAAGCGATTTGCCGCTATCCATGGTCTATTTTCCTTTGGTGGGACTCTTGATAGGGCTGATCCTTATCATGGCTATTGGGATAGCGATGTTTTTTGGCCTGAACGATATCGCGATAAACAGTATCATCGTCGTGCTTCTTGTGCTTATAACGGGTGGCTTGCATCTGGACGGATTGGCCGATACTTTTGACGCGATAGCGAGCGGCAAACCGAAGGATGAAATGCTGAAGATAATGCGGGATCCCCATATAGGCACCATGGGAGTGCTGGCGTTACTCTCAGCGCTTCTTTTAAAGCTGTCATTCTTATTCTGCATGTCCGGAAACGGTAAAATTATTTCAATTATTCTGATGTGTGTTTTGAGCAGATGGTCGATGGTGATGGTAATGTCGATTTTTCCTTATGCTCGCGACAGAGGAAAAGCAAAGACATTTATTGAAGGCATTAATCCAAGGATAGTGGCTATTGCTACGCTTATTACGATTATAACAGTGGTCATGGTAGCCAAATTTCAAGGGATCGTGCTTTTCGTATTGATCGGATCGGCTTCATATCTGTTTGCGGGATCCGTCGCCAGGAAGATCGGCGGTATAACAGGCGATACACTGGGGGCGGTGTGCGAATTGATGGAAGTGGTCACGCTCTTTTTGATATGTGTAATTAACGGAGGTGCGCTTTGA
- a CDS encoding glucose-6-phosphate isomerase (catalyzes the formation of D-fructose 6-phosphate from D-glucose 6-phosphate), whose protein sequence is MEKIKFDFNNMFSHSVGKRHGATEEDIRQIRKSASSAHKHLKDVLANRDNRIILGLEWAKLPYQAKDTVKAIQRLGDEIASSYENVVSLGIGGSYLGLKAAQDALCPAYYNEFSSLRRGRPKIYFDGNNMDPDTLSVLLKNIDPKKTFIVVISKSGETTETKAAFSVIEKWLKRSVGARYGRQIIAITDPGSGTLRKKVDFEQAKDPLSFRNLSVMKGVGGRFSELNIGLLHLAIAGIDIQKVLDGAKAMARQCGEANLAKNPAYLYAVLQTIMYRKKNKSIAIVMPFSERLKSTADWYVQLLAESLGKKYARKIRQDDGREIWGQDSGNIVNTGRTPIPARGTNDLHSIQQNNIEGENNKTVTFIKVERFKDDIKVSGTGDFLEGRPYSKLISIAEEATEWALVREERPNCTITLPEISPFYWGAVLFFFEIATAFEGELLGVNAFDQPGVEGYKNYMYYKLGKPGMSKAVSDDIRSHPLLKKTKYIIR, encoded by the coding sequence ATGGAAAAAATAAAGTTCGATTTCAATAACATGTTCAGCCATAGCGTAGGCAAGCGCCATGGAGCAACAGAAGAGGATATCAGGCAGATAAGAAAAAGCGCAAGCTCCGCTCACAAACATCTTAAGGATGTACTCGCCAACCGCGACAACAGGATAATCCTGGGGCTCGAGTGGGCTAAGCTGCCGTATCAGGCCAAAGATACCGTAAAGGCCATTCAGAGACTGGGCGACGAAATAGCTTCATCATATGAAAACGTCGTATCGCTTGGTATAGGCGGATCGTACTTAGGACTGAAAGCCGCGCAGGATGCATTGTGCCCTGCGTATTATAATGAATTCAGCTCTTTACGGCGCGGCAGGCCGAAAATTTATTTTGACGGAAATAATATGGACCCTGACACGCTTAGCGTATTATTGAAGAATATTGACCCAAAAAAAACTTTCATTGTCGTTATTTCGAAATCAGGCGAAACGACCGAAACCAAGGCGGCGTTTTCCGTAATCGAGAAATGGCTTAAAAGATCGGTGGGAGCGCGTTATGGCAGGCAGATTATAGCTATAACTGATCCCGGTAGCGGTACGCTCAGAAAAAAAGTAGACTTTGAGCAGGCAAAAGATCCGCTCAGTTTTCGAAACTTGAGCGTGATGAAAGGCGTTGGAGGTCGGTTCTCGGAATTAAATATAGGGCTACTGCATTTAGCTATAGCAGGTATTGACATACAGAAAGTTCTCGATGGCGCGAAGGCAATGGCCAGGCAATGCGGGGAAGCGAACCTTGCGAAAAACCCGGCATATCTGTATGCCGTTCTTCAAACGATCATGTATCGAAAGAAGAACAAGTCCATCGCTATCGTAATGCCATTCTCTGAGAGGCTAAAATCCACCGCGGATTGGTATGTGCAGCTTTTGGCTGAGAGCTTGGGGAAAAAATACGCCAGGAAGATCAGGCAGGACGACGGCAGGGAGATCTGGGGGCAGGATAGCGGTAATATAGTCAATACCGGCAGGACTCCGATACCCGCGCGCGGCACAAACGACCTTCATTCGATACAGCAGAATAACATTGAAGGCGAAAATAATAAAACGGTTACATTCATAAAGGTGGAACGTTTCAAGGATGATATTAAAGTTTCAGGCACCGGCGATTTTCTGGAAGGAAGGCCGTATTCAAAACTTATCTCAATAGCCGAGGAGGCTACCGAATGGGCACTGGTCAGAGAGGAGCGTCCGAATTGCACGATAACACTACCCGAGATCTCGCCGTTTTACTGGGGGGCTGTTCTATTCTTTTTCGAGATAGCGACGGCTTTTGAAGGAGAGCTCCTCGGAGTGAATGCTTTTGACCAGCCGGGAGTTGAGGGATACAAGAATTATATGTATTATAAGCTGGGCAAGCCCGGGATGTCCAAAGCGGTATCTGACGATATAAGGAGCCATCCGCTGCTAAAGAAAACTAAATATATTATTCGATAG
- a CDS encoding diphthine--ammonia ligase: protein MNKLAAISSWSGGKDSCYAYFKAIKAGCEVKYLLNFTTRGTGRGCFHGIEGRLMRRQASLLGVPLVQREVSPDMRKYEEEFKEAVSELKINGIGAMVFGDIYLLEHASWVDRVCKDLAITPVEPLWNLPAARILEEFLDLGFKAIIVSCQAEKLGKEFIGRCLEKSMIKEFEDRGVCPCGENGEFHTLVVDGPIFKEPIKILESETIFKEGFWKHWFLDIKRYE, encoded by the coding sequence TTGAACAAGCTGGCGGCGATATCATCGTGGAGCGGCGGAAAAGACAGCTGCTATGCGTATTTTAAAGCGATAAAAGCAGGTTGTGAAGTTAAATATCTGCTGAACTTTACCACTAGGGGCACCGGCCGCGGATGTTTTCATGGGATCGAGGGCAGGCTGATGCGCAGGCAGGCGAGTTTGTTGGGAGTCCCTCTGGTCCAGAGGGAGGTAAGCCCCGATATGCGGAAATATGAAGAAGAATTTAAAGAGGCCGTATCGGAATTGAAAATCAATGGTATAGGCGCAATGGTCTTCGGAGATATCTACCTCCTGGAACATGCGAGTTGGGTGGATCGTGTATGTAAAGATCTAGCGATAACTCCGGTTGAACCGTTATGGAACCTCCCCGCCGCGCGGATTCTCGAAGAGTTTTTGGACCTGGGGTTCAAGGCGATCATAGTGAGCTGCCAGGCGGAGAAGCTGGGCAAGGAATTTATTGGCCGGTGCCTCGAAAAAAGCATGATCAAGGAGTTTGAAGACAGAGGCGTTTGCCCCTGCGGAGAGAACGGAGAATTTCACACCCTTGTCGTAGATGGGCCGATATTCAAAGAACCGATAAAGATATTGGAAAGCGAAACCATATTTAAAGAAGGTTTCTGGAAGCACTGGTTTCTCGATATTAAAAGATATGAATAA
- a CDS encoding PEP/pyruvate-binding domain-containing protein — protein MYIAKIKHPIIFNAIAIAITFLLSIESFLFVDEAKALAPYAGTEVISTRREMLRAYLERAEIIDARQDQEARRLLEANNADALLLSHGKIILSEKASQGNLSLLRAIIHEEIEATMQIMAREDRYKYSGLKELILPQRKILSTYYDLFSADRKPDLPADLLLNDIMAKAFELLILKEERLIYDNEITAEEKAFLSEVAPIVMANKHNYFTGVFWDWNARHMKIRVALANGNNFYQAADNNKKDDSETLKHETPEEARLFVDDFIKNALLKKEEWEAYQFYQAFARALQEIGVFYSYCDVTRGDHITFEEQEEAGRVNFTCADALSALHEREPQYAAMLFAGFDQHHFTSHKRDNEYYINSGDFLQADPAIIADVLRLNHLFQQNGQAIELTEEFKERWKPVSRSSLEAESLITTHKRVLVSRDGKQTSFLVNNESLPLLMSSLLSFAYMGVEDTKKEEYFIQILSKLPEDTLIAYMEDELKFLFSHSYIREPNTGLRDLGNVSYPRNESLKGEIVLTLNLLRRMARSGMIDVGHSELLKDILSVDEAAPPSYWHPDWEAPKGERLERAKLLIIRVRLYKDILLSQTAYHDLSFDKQNTAVMLNNKLAAGAYQNFRDLYGWEMEGCWDAFLDLLYLGRETAALVIRGTPSNGHAYIIDMFKNIMQSRPEGRTRLSRFCIDVIPDWSALTEEEFRKFYAKSDNPYDTSFLLMYFSGKVPHFATFINTSDLKRMILFCQRMMGVGTESLIISIIYDIAVARMDLWVELTESEREWLESISEKYAPEIETEEKELTFEEALTKARIAVVSVGRAMSEEDGIVYFSEKEQKFYTYDRCGDVLEKIGTLFAGGDLSQALHEWAFLSEKILRDIDIFEERARGKEAFVLDEALKNCRQSIAHLDKAFQKLIAEATEIKISTVARIGVSVGRLHCIDHTDNMHELVRRVQQVGKDDIAVARYFPTEYVLMNPNEGILSGVSEREGSPDHSSVLASMWVIPHAILPRADVFMKLWDGKQVLFASTGEGALMRIIDDSESRRYSLNIEEIRDQIKVDIPEADLNDPRLFSTLDTLRQKDKNVFGAKAARLGELKKNGMDNIPDGLAISFKAYQQFLETNPQIKREIEELVVICKELTGEKERRLVRIRNMIASTSIPGGLRREILDEIHKVFGKDPILFVRSSTNCEDLKNFSGAGLHDSYEFISGDDEILEHIQMVWASIWNLRAFDERERWNIDHGKVYPAVLLQNGRMSRKSFVVFTHHPETGKNDGKIRIWASYGLGRTLTDKESYPGEGALWIYDRVTGELKNKSPSRKIKIAVAVKNEGKVRIFSEEGIYDKVLTQSEAETVVRECLEIERVLGSGQDIEGGFDDNGLFIVQSRDVPERIDLTKFVNDLLRLGTTLPGASPEEIEFITSVKALVETSLQEFSDRAIEADNKSAFYEKNGQSLILYADDILENAIVVDLENTIKNILSKHNILSGGKIILFARNSVNASILERMLKRADPSLEVTTITSGELEESKHTNGSEAREVKGLVELAKARGAANILALIKGPTVEPESLASCSKETEVPVIVIGAEKALYSFAQAIAMAIDIKIKNGSGGWLIILPPLRTFTKELQAQYEEYRRSLHALQSA, from the coding sequence ATGTATATAGCCAAAATAAAACATCCCATCATATTTAATGCAATAGCGATAGCTATAACATTTCTATTGTCGATAGAGAGCTTCTTATTTGTCGATGAAGCTAAGGCATTAGCGCCATATGCAGGGACGGAAGTAATATCCACTAGACGGGAAATGCTGCGAGCCTATCTGGAAAGGGCTGAAATAATAGATGCCCGGCAAGATCAGGAAGCGAGGCGTCTCCTGGAAGCCAATAATGCAGATGCTCTCTTATTATCGCATGGCAAGATCATCCTATCCGAAAAAGCCTCTCAAGGCAATTTGAGCCTGCTTAGAGCTATTATTCATGAAGAGATAGAGGCCACTATGCAGATAATGGCCCGGGAAGATAGATATAAATATTCGGGCTTAAAAGAATTGATACTACCGCAACGTAAAATATTAAGTACATACTACGATCTATTTTCCGCCGATAGAAAACCCGATTTACCCGCGGATTTGCTGCTCAACGATATTATGGCGAAAGCGTTTGAGCTATTAATCCTCAAAGAGGAGCGCCTGATCTATGATAATGAAATTACCGCCGAAGAGAAAGCGTTTTTAAGTGAGGTGGCTCCTATAGTAATGGCGAATAAGCATAACTACTTCACGGGTGTCTTCTGGGATTGGAATGCGCGCCATATGAAGATAAGAGTCGCCCTGGCCAATGGCAATAACTTTTATCAGGCGGCTGATAATAATAAGAAAGATGATTCCGAAACTCTGAAACATGAGACACCGGAAGAGGCCAGGCTTTTTGTCGACGATTTTATCAAGAATGCCCTCTTAAAAAAAGAGGAGTGGGAAGCTTATCAATTTTATCAAGCGTTCGCGCGCGCCTTGCAAGAGATAGGGGTATTCTATTCATATTGCGATGTAACACGTGGCGATCACATAACCTTTGAAGAACAAGAAGAGGCTGGGCGAGTTAATTTTACCTGCGCGGACGCGCTTTCTGCCCTGCATGAAAGAGAGCCGCAGTATGCCGCGATGTTATTCGCAGGGTTTGACCAACATCATTTTACAAGCCATAAGCGAGATAACGAATACTACATTAATTCAGGGGATTTCCTTCAAGCCGATCCTGCAATTATAGCGGATGTCCTGCGCCTTAACCATCTCTTTCAACAAAATGGACAAGCCATAGAATTAACCGAAGAATTCAAGGAAAGATGGAAACCGGTTAGCCGTAGCTCCCTGGAGGCAGAAAGCCTTATAACAACCCACAAGAGGGTGCTGGTTTCGCGCGATGGCAAACAGACATCATTTCTTGTTAATAATGAATCGCTTCCATTACTCATGTCGTCTTTATTATCGTTCGCGTATATGGGCGTAGAAGATACGAAAAAAGAAGAATACTTTATTCAGATATTATCAAAATTACCTGAAGACACGCTTATAGCATACATGGAGGATGAGCTCAAATTTTTATTTTCGCATTCATATATCAGGGAGCCAAATACCGGGTTGAGAGATTTAGGAAATGTTTCGTACCCAAGGAATGAAAGCTTGAAGGGAGAGATTGTTTTAACTCTGAACTTGCTCAGGAGGATGGCTCGATCCGGAATGATAGATGTCGGTCACAGCGAGCTTCTGAAAGACATATTGAGCGTAGATGAGGCGGCTCCACCATCGTATTGGCACCCCGACTGGGAGGCCCCGAAAGGAGAGAGGCTTGAGCGCGCAAAGCTTCTTATCATCAGGGTCAGGTTATATAAAGATATCCTATTGAGCCAGACCGCATACCATGATCTGTCATTCGATAAACAGAATACGGCTGTTATGCTGAATAACAAACTGGCGGCGGGAGCCTATCAAAACTTCCGCGATCTGTATGGTTGGGAGATGGAGGGCTGCTGGGATGCGTTTTTGGATCTATTATACCTAGGTCGGGAGACAGCGGCGCTTGTAATCAGGGGAACGCCAAGCAACGGACATGCTTATATTATAGATATGTTCAAGAACATTATGCAATCTCGCCCCGAAGGCAGGACCAGATTGAGCAGGTTTTGCATAGATGTGATTCCTGATTGGTCAGCACTAACTGAAGAAGAGTTTAGGAAATTTTATGCCAAATCAGATAATCCTTACGACACGTCTTTTTTATTAATGTATTTCTCAGGAAAAGTGCCGCATTTCGCGACGTTTATTAACACCTCCGACTTAAAACGCATGATACTTTTTTGCCAAAGGATGATGGGAGTCGGCACGGAAAGCCTTATTATATCTATCATCTATGATATCGCGGTCGCCAGGATGGATTTATGGGTCGAATTAACTGAGTCGGAGAGGGAATGGCTCGAAAGCATTTCTGAGAAGTATGCGCCAGAAATAGAAACGGAAGAAAAAGAGCTGACATTCGAAGAAGCTTTAACAAAAGCAAGGATAGCCGTCGTATCGGTGGGTCGTGCTATGTCAGAAGAGGATGGGATTGTTTACTTCAGTGAAAAAGAACAAAAGTTTTATACCTATGACCGTTGCGGAGATGTGCTGGAAAAAATAGGCACACTGTTTGCAGGTGGGGACCTGAGCCAGGCTTTGCACGAATGGGCATTTTTATCCGAAAAGATTTTAAGAGACATCGATATTTTTGAAGAAAGAGCCAGAGGTAAAGAAGCTTTTGTTCTGGATGAAGCGCTAAAGAATTGTCGGCAGAGCATTGCACATCTTGACAAAGCGTTTCAGAAACTTATCGCTGAGGCTACTGAGATAAAAATATCGACAGTTGCGAGGATTGGCGTCTCCGTGGGTAGGCTTCATTGCATCGACCATACCGATAATATGCATGAACTTGTCAGAAGAGTTCAGCAGGTGGGTAAAGATGATATAGCGGTGGCAAGGTATTTCCCTACAGAATACGTGCTAATGAATCCGAATGAAGGAATATTGTCCGGTGTCTCCGAGAGAGAAGGCAGTCCCGATCATTCAAGCGTATTAGCCAGCATGTGGGTTATTCCGCATGCCATACTCCCCAGGGCGGATGTTTTTATGAAACTCTGGGACGGGAAACAGGTATTGTTCGCGTCCACCGGCGAAGGCGCTCTCATGAGAATAATAGATGATTCTGAATCTCGGCGTTACTCATTAAACATAGAAGAAATTCGGGACCAGATAAAAGTTGATATACCGGAGGCAGACTTAAATGATCCGAGATTATTCTCAACGTTAGATACACTGAGACAGAAAGATAAAAATGTTTTCGGCGCAAAGGCCGCGAGGCTTGGAGAGTTAAAGAAGAACGGCATGGATAATATTCCCGATGGCCTGGCTATATCATTTAAGGCATATCAGCAGTTTTTGGAAACAAATCCACAGATCAAAAGAGAGATAGAGGAGCTTGTCGTAATCTGCAAGGAATTAACGGGCGAGAAAGAGAGGCGGCTGGTACGAATCCGAAATATGATAGCCAGTACCTCTATTCCGGGCGGATTGCGCCGAGAGATACTGGATGAGATTCACAAAGTCTTCGGTAAGGACCCCATCCTTTTCGTGAGATCATCCACTAACTGCGAGGATTTAAAAAATTTTTCCGGGGCAGGATTGCATGACAGTTACGAATTTATCTCGGGAGATGATGAGATATTGGAGCACATACAGATGGTATGGGCCTCCATATGGAATTTAAGAGCTTTTGATGAAAGGGAAAGGTGGAACATAGATCATGGGAAGGTCTATCCGGCGGTATTGTTGCAGAATGGACGAATGAGCCGGAAATCGTTTGTAGTCTTTACCCATCACCCGGAGACAGGGAAGAATGATGGCAAGATAAGGATATGGGCATCTTATGGGTTGGGAAGGACGTTAACAGATAAAGAATCGTATCCGGGCGAAGGAGCCCTTTGGATCTATGACAGGGTAACCGGCGAGCTGAAGAATAAATCGCCTTCCCGTAAGATCAAAATAGCAGTGGCTGTAAAAAATGAGGGAAAAGTCCGCATATTTTCTGAAGAAGGAATTTACGATAAGGTCCTGACGCAGAGCGAGGCGGAAACTGTTGTGCGGGAATGCCTGGAGATCGAGAGGGTTCTCGGCAGTGGACAGGATATCGAAGGCGGCTTCGATGATAACGGCCTATTCATTGTGCAATCACGGGATGTTCCGGAGAGGATAGATTTAACAAAATTCGTTAATGATCTGCTACGGCTTGGGACCACCCTGCCTGGCGCTTCACCGGAAGAGATTGAATTTATCACCTCGGTGAAGGCGCTCGTGGAGACTTCGCTGCAAGAATTTAGCGACAGAGCCATCGAAGCGGACAATAAGAGCGCTTTTTATGAAAAGAATGGTCAGAGCCTGATACTCTATGCCGACGATATACTGGAAAATGCAATTGTGGTCGACCTTGAGAACACGATTAAGAATATCCTATCGAAGCATAATATATTAAGCGGCGGCAAGATAATATTATTCGCAAGAAATTCAGTTAATGCTTCTATTCTAGAGCGAATGCTGAAACGCGCGGATCCGAGCTTGGAAGTAACTACTATAACGAGCGGCGAGCTCGAGGAGAGCAAACATACTAATGGAAGTGAGGCGAGGGAAGTAAAAGGGCTCGTAGAGCTTGCGAAAGCCAGAGGCGCGGCTAATATATTAGCTCTCATAAAAGGCCCGACAGTCGAGCCTGAATCGCTAGCATCCTGCTCCAAGGAAACGGAAGTCCCCGTGATAGTTATAGGGGCAGAGAAAGCGTTGTATTCATTTGCTCAAGCGATAGCGATGGCAATCGATATAAAGATCAAAAACGGCTCCGGCGGCTGGCTGATCATCTTACCTCCGCTAAGAACCTTCACTAAAGAATTACAAGCTCAGTACGAAGAATATCGGCGCTCTCTACACGCCTTACAATCCGCATAA
- a CDS encoding NAD(P)/FAD-dependent oxidoreductase: protein MEGRSNPVIIIGGGASGILAAISVKRRGIPVVICERMNRLGRKILASGNGRCNLLNDTLDNSFYNPAARHLVDSVFSKFGKNDIKSFFENLGLKVYSEEGRIFPETNQSATVLKILDMELSRLSIPVEFDFKVSRITDSKNGFTVLSDSGKKVTGPAVILACGGRSYPALGSDGSAYNIAEHLGHTIIDPVPVAVPLIIKDELCHILQGQKIFARIKSLIDGKAVNESSGDLLFTKYGLSGSAILDISEEVSIAINRNRSGDAVLSIDMVPFMDEVELSNELLKRIQGGLLAEDLTTGILPNKFGAALKEILKTKEPKLITRNLKDRRFKVIGTRGWNEADFTAGGVDVKEVDAMSLGSVVKKGLYFAGEILDVNGKRGGYNLAWAWASGYIAGREAADCVK from the coding sequence TTGGAAGGGCGTAGTAATCCGGTAATAATCATAGGCGGCGGCGCTTCGGGGATCCTTGCCGCGATCAGCGTAAAACGCCGGGGTATTCCGGTTGTGATATGCGAGCGGATGAACCGGCTCGGCAGAAAGATCCTCGCCTCAGGCAACGGCCGCTGCAATCTTCTGAACGACACGCTTGATAACTCATTCTATAATCCTGCCGCGAGACATCTTGTAGATTCCGTATTTTCAAAATTTGGTAAAAATGATATCAAAAGCTTTTTTGAAAACCTGGGGTTGAAGGTTTATTCCGAAGAAGGCAGGATATTCCCCGAGACAAACCAATCCGCGACCGTTCTAAAAATTCTCGACATGGAGCTAAGCAGGTTGTCCATTCCGGTGGAGTTCGATTTTAAGGTATCGAGAATAACGGACAGTAAAAACGGCTTTACCGTATTATCCGATTCGGGTAAGAAGGTCACCGGGCCCGCCGTCATCCTGGCCTGCGGCGGCAGGTCTTATCCCGCCCTCGGATCGGACGGGAGCGCCTACAATATCGCTGAACATTTAGGCCATACCATAATCGATCCGGTGCCTGTTGCGGTTCCATTGATCATTAAAGATGAGTTATGCCATATCTTGCAGGGACAAAAGATATTTGCGCGGATAAAGAGCCTGATCGACGGGAAGGCTGTAAACGAATCATCGGGCGACCTCTTATTCACAAAATACGGGTTATCCGGCAGCGCGATCCTGGACATCAGCGAAGAGGTCTCTATCGCGATCAATCGTAATAGGTCGGGCGATGCAGTCCTTTCTATAGATATGGTACCGTTTATGGACGAGGTTGAGCTATCGAACGAGCTGTTAAAAAGGATTCAAGGTGGCCTTCTGGCAGAAGATCTTACCACCGGGATATTGCCCAACAAGTTCGGCGCCGCATTAAAAGAGATACTAAAAACTAAAGAGCCTAAATTGATCACGAGGAACTTGAAAGACAGGCGATTTAAAGTCATAGGGACCAGAGGATGGAATGAAGCGGACTTTACCGCGGGCGGCGTAGATGTGAAAGAAGTCGATGCGATGAGCCTGGGATCGGTTGTAAAAAAGGGTCTGTATTTCGCGGGCGAAATACTGGATGTTAACGGCAAGAGGGGCGGATATAATCTTGCCTGGGCGTGGGCCTCCGGTTATATCGCGGGAAGGGAGGCGGCAGATTGCGTAAAATAA
- the efp gene encoding elongation factor P gives MKASELKRGMIIKDGGELFVVIDVEHRTPGNLRAIYQMTLKSVVGEKLVNKRFSPADSVEKADLESKKAQYLYSDHSGVHFMDMENYESLSLPTELVGKSKDYLKENLPVEILYFEHAPVTIEIPVSVSLKIVESAPGAKGDTSGRAMKPATMETGLVVQVPLFIEEGETILVDSRTGEYLGRA, from the coding sequence GTGAAAGCTTCGGAGTTGAAGAGAGGGATGATAATAAAGGACGGGGGAGAGCTTTTTGTTGTAATTGACGTTGAGCACAGGACCCCCGGAAACCTGCGCGCGATATACCAGATGACGCTAAAGAGCGTAGTTGGCGAAAAATTGGTCAATAAGCGCTTTAGCCCGGCCGACTCGGTAGAGAAGGCCGATCTAGAATCGAAGAAAGCGCAGTATCTATATAGCGACCATTCCGGAGTTCACTTCATGGATATGGAGAATTACGAGAGCCTATCCCTGCCAACGGAGTTAGTGGGTAAGTCCAAGGATTATCTGAAAGAGAACCTCCCCGTAGAGATACTATATTTCGAACATGCGCCCGTTACCATTGAAATTCCGGTCAGCGTGTCACTGAAGATAGTCGAATCGGCGCCCGGAGCCAAAGGCGATACGTCCGGCAGAGCCATGAAACCGGCAACGATGGAGACGGGGCTTGTGGTCCAGGTCCCGTTATTTATCGAAGAAGGCGAGACCATACTGGTCGACAGCCGCACAGGCGAATATCTTGGAAGGGCGTAG
- a CDS encoding Maf family protein: MRKIILASGSKARQKLLRQMGLKFTVALSRTRECHILRGKASRIVMNNAMEKALDVARRYRSGVVIGADTVVLVGKKMIGKPRDLKDARRTLKLLSNKPQWVYSGVAVIDIDNGKRYLDYEKTKIYMYKLSDKQIMNYFKKVSPLDKAGSFDIQGLGGIFIDRIEGCFYNVVGLPIAKLAGMLRRTGIDFFEK; the protein is encoded by the coding sequence TTGCGTAAAATAATACTTGCATCGGGATCGAAAGCAAGGCAGAAACTCTTAAGGCAGATGGGCCTTAAGTTCACCGTCGCCTTATCAAGGACAAGAGAATGCCATATTTTACGGGGCAAGGCAAGCCGGATCGTGATGAATAATGCAATGGAAAAAGCTCTTGATGTAGCGCGCCGTTATCGCTCCGGGGTTGTGATAGGCGCGGATACCGTAGTCCTTGTAGGAAAAAAGATGATCGGTAAACCAAGAGATCTGAAGGATGCTCGCCGGACGCTGAAACTCCTTTCGAACAAGCCGCAATGGGTATATAGCGGCGTGGCGGTAATAGATATTGATAATGGTAAAAGATATCTCGATTACGAAAAAACTAAGATCTATATGTATAAACTGAGCGATAAGCAGATAATGAACTATTTTAAAAAAGTCTCTCCTCTCGATAAGGCCGGATCGTTCGATATCCAGGGTCTGGGCGGCATATTCATCGATCGTATCGAGGGCTGTTTTTATAACGTTGTGGGGCTACCGATCGCAAAACTGGCAGGGATGCTCCGCCGGACAGGGATTGATTTTTTCGAAAAATAA